CTCATGGGCGGCCTCGAACTTGTCGAGGGCTGCAGCGCGGAGGCGCGCCGCTTCAGTGCGGCGCTCGGCCTCGGCGCGGACTTCGGCCTCCTGTGCCGCCGCTGCGGTGGcagccgcgtcgtcgtcgtccgccaTGGGAGTGGTCGCGGGGCTGGTGCACACGTGCCCGCGCGCTCACGGCACGGGACGAGAAGAGATGcgcgatcggcggcagcggctgcACCCGGCGATGTGTACAGCAGGCGATCGAACAGCACGTACAACTTCGTCCAGCAcgttgacgacgacgacggcggccgggagtTGTACAGCCACGTACAGCACGTACAGCAGGAGATCAAGCGGAGGCAGGATCGATCGGATCGGCGGCCACACCCGGTGTCGAGGGCAGCTACGGGGTAGGCGATCGGATCGGCAGCGCTGGCGATGAGACCGGCGACACACCCGGCGACATGGAGTCAGCGACGGTGGTGGCGATCGGATCGGCGGCGGGCGCTGGTATGGGTTGCGGAAGAGTAGCGGATCGTAACcgctctgataccatgaaaGCATTTGCCACGCTTTCTAACTTTTTTGTCTATGTTCGCACCCAGTTCGGCACCACCATCAAGAGCGTCCAGTGCGACAATGGTCGTGAATTTGACAATTCCCCGGCCCGCACGTTCTTTCTCTCCCACGGTGTTGCCCTTCGCATGTCGTGTCCCTATACATCCCAGCAAAATGGCAAGGCTGAGCGTTCCCTTCGCACCATTAATAATATCTTGCGCTCACTCTTATTTCAGGCGAGTCTTCCTCCGGTCTACTGGGTTGAGGCACTCCACACCGCCACTTACCTTGTCAACCGGCTGCCCACCAAAACActcgcctcctccacccctTTCTTCCACCTCCATGCCACTCCACCCTCCTATGAACACCTTAAAGTTTTCGGCTGTGCTTGTTACCCCAACATGTCATCTACAGCAGCCCATAAACTTGCTCCTCGTTCATCCCTCTGCGTCTTTCTCGGCTACTCCTCGGAACACAAAGGCTATCGTTGTCTCGAGCTAGAGTCGAATCGCATTCTTACCTCTAGACATGTCGTTTTTGATGAATCCTTCTTTCCTTTCGCCGACATGTCCACCTCACCCATGGAATCCTCCGCTCTGGATTTCCTCCTAGATGACAGTGATCTCACCGCTCCTGTTCGTGGAGCACCGTTTGTCCGTGCAGGTACTATTGATGGGGCTGTTGGAGCTCCCGCGCCTCCCTACTCGTCGAGTGCTATGCCCGCGCCCCCTCGCTCGCCACCGAGCGCCGTGCCGCGGTCACCACAGCCGCGCGCTGGGCCCGAGGCGCCCAGCCCCGCCGGGCCATCCACCGGCGCTGCTTCCAGCCACGCCCCTGCGCCACCGGCCGGTGCTGCTGCCCCTGTGCATCCTGCACAGGTTGCTGCCAGCAGCACTGCGGCCACCGGGCGCACGGTCTCCACTAGGCCGGTCTCCATCGCTCCTGTCGTCAACGAGCACTCCATGCGTACCCGTGGCAAAGCCGGCATTGCACAGCCTGTGGATCGCCTCAACCTCCACGCTGTCCCAATGTCGCCGTTGCCTCGCTCCGTTCGAGATGCCTTGGCGGATCCGAACTGGCGCTCCGCTATGCAAGCTGAGCATGATGCCCTGATTGCCAATGACACCTGGAGTCTAGTACCACGACCTCCCGGCGTCAATCTTGTCACTGGCAAGTGGATTTTCCGACACAAATTGCATGCAGATGGGTCTCTTGATCGGTACAAGGCTCGTTGGGTTCTTCGGGGTTTCACTCAACGCCCTGGCCTCGATTATGATGAGACATTCAGTCCAGTTGTCAAGCCAGCGACAGTTCGAGTTATCCTCTCTCTGGCTCTCTCTCAGGACTGGCCCATCCATCAGTTAGATGTGAAGAATGCATTCTTACATGGCACCCTCACCGAGACAGTGTACTGTGTGCAGCCCTCTGGTTTTGTGGACTCCTCTCGCCCAGATCTTGTTTGTCGGCTCAACAAATCTTTGTATGGACTGAAGCAGGCACCTCGTGCATGGCACCATAGGTTCGCTTCATATCTCTCCTCCATTGGTTTTGTTGAAACCAAGTCAGACAGCTCCTTATTCATTTGTCGTCGCGGGTCCAACACTGCCTACTTGCTGCTCTATGTGGATGACATCGTCCTCACTGCCTCCTCTACTGAGTTCCTTCGTCATATTATTGGGGCTCTTCAGCATGAGTTTGCTATGACAGACATGGGTCAGCTTCATCATTTTTTGGGCATTTCTGTTACACGCTCTGCAAATGGACTGTTTCTTTCCCAGCGGCAGTACACTCAGGATATTTTGGAGCGCGCCGGGATGAGTGCGTGCAAGCCTTGCAGCACGCCTGTTGATCTCCACTCCAAACTATCTGCAGATGGACCCCCTGTTGGTGATGCCACTCAGTACCGCAGTCTAGCAGGAGCTCTTCAGTACCTGACGTTTACACGTCCGGACATTGCCTTTGCAGTTCAGCAGATTTGTCTCTATATGCATGATCCCAGGGAGCCCCACCTCGCTGCTCTGAAACGCATCCTGAGGTATCTGCAAGGCACCACGGATTTTGGCTTAACCATGCGCCGTTCCCCCCCTTCGGAGTTAGTTGTCTACACGGATGCCGACTGGGCTGGTTGTCCCGATACTCGACGGTCGACTTCTGGCTATGCAGTATTCCTTGGAGATAACCTGGTGTCATGGTCCTCCAAGCGACAGCACACGGTCTCACGGTCCAGCGCAGAGGCCGAGTATCGTGCTGTAGCAAATGGTGTCGCTGAAGCTACTTGGCTACGACAGTTGCTTCTTGAGCTCCAGCACCCTCCTCGCCGTGCCACTTTGGTCTATTGTGATAACATCAGTGCTGTATATCTCTCCAGTAATCCTGTGCAGCATCAGCGTACAAAGCATGTTGAGATTGATCTCCACTTCGTTCGAGAGAAGGTCGCCCTCGGTCACGTTCGAGTTCTTCATGTCCCTACGACATCACAGTACGCCGACGTCTTCACCAAGGGCCTCCCTACTTCTTTGTTCCAGGAGTTTCGGTCCAGTCTATGTATTAGTGATGCTTCAGATTAGACTGAGGGGGAGTGTTAGCATGATGTAATTAGGCCTTGATCTGTGGATGTGATTGCGCTATTTGCGGTAGGCTTGCATGCCACCCATGCGCGTATATATGTACTCCTGTACCCACACTTGGAATACGATCAATCATTCACACACTTTCACATCCATCGTTAGCCTTCCACCCAAGATGCTCCACCAAGAAGGTCCAACATAGACCGTTAATTGTGCAAACTTACACCTGAATGTAACGTGCTTTGGCGGGGGCGCCGGCGATGACGGAGAACCGGTGCATCAAAAGCTAGTAGTCATGACAACTGTTTGTTGGGGAGAGCTGTATGTACATCGATCACTTCCATGTCAGAAAGAAGGTGGTCATGGTGGGCTATAAGCAATGGTACCCACGACTGATATACTCCCTTGTTTCAGATTACAAGTCGTCTTGATTTTGATCAAACTACTTTAACTTTAACTATATtgacaaatataataatatatacaaaactaaattagTTTCGTTAATAATATGTGTGTTGGATTCtaaatattactatttttttataaatttggtcaaacttaaagtcgtttgacttttattAAAATCAAAAACAACTTATAACCTGAAACGGAGTGAATATGGAGTGACAGAACCATAGATAAACTCATTGGGAGCACATAAAGACATGTACGATGCAAGCTTTTCTATGGAGTgatctcatgaaaaaaaagaggtgtCATGTAGGATGAAGCCACGTATAGGATACTACCCTCATAGTACAGGGTGTGTCAGGTGGGAcctaaataaaccttttttatttatctctgGCTCCCGCTATCTTCGTTTCCCCCCTCTTTCCCCCGTCTCCttgtttccctctctcttgttccgtttctctctctcgtccTAACGACAAatctcgtcggcggcgagtcCTGGTGACGACATGTCCCGGCGGAGGCCACTTTCCCTTGGTGGATCTCAGTAGCGTCTGCCTCCATGCATAGCTCAGGAGCGGCGGAGCTTGGTAGATCTGGCGTCCTAGCGGCAGCCGCTTCCCCCATGGCGGATCTCGGGGGCAGTGGATCTAGTGTCCCTACGGTGGAGCTTGGCGATGGGGTGTCTTGGTGGAGGCGTTCTCCCCTCGACAGATGTTGGCAGTGGCGGCGTGTCTTGGCGGAGGTGCTCCCCGCTCGCCAGCTCCGCTCTACCCTCTCTGACAAAAGTTGTGCTCCCCTGACGAGGCAAGCGTGCCCTCAGAGACAATGAGGAGCTCTGTAAGGGCATAAGCTGATCTGAGTTGGAGGGGAATATCCGATGTGGCCTGGCGACTTGACAGGTCACCGCACTGTGTATGCTCTAAGGGAGAGTGAGGGGGAATGAATTGTTATAAATAGTTTTGTCGGTTTTCACATGGGCTATGAATATGATTTTATGGCTGCGTgatttaaaatacatatttgtttCATAACATTGAAGATCAAATAattgctgaaattaaaaaaaaatggcccTATTCAAAGCTACTTGGCACATCCTCTCCCCACACTGAGACCCcactatatattttgaaaatttaagtcTCTTCTGAAAATTCAGACATTATGCTTGCGGTTGACAGCTCAGACATTAATCTCACAGGATGGGATCTGGTGAATGCACGTGATATTGTCTATCTATCTGGGCCATCATATGAAATCAATTTGACAAAGGAAATTAGTGGCCAGATCGGAATCGGTGACATAAGCCAACGCGAAACGATGGCCTAAAAGCATGCTTAACATATCATCTAACTTTGATCATTGATATCTCTGTTTGAATTATCatcccaaaaaaatttcttctCCACATATGTTTGTACTATCTATATTATATCCTCCATATCACATCTAAcgatattttattaatatatatcaactacacattttttttcttaagcaCGTACTACTCAAGAAATAATATTGCGTATCCATTTGCACTTTTGCagtaaggagagagaaactctaaatttgaagAGTCTGTTGGATAAATTGTtagaccatattttttttaccattcgttatctatttttatagagAAATATAAGATAGATGAGCCgttaaacatgctctaattttCCATCGGTATTTCGTTCCGACACTGTATAAATCAGCACAGTAGCTTCAAAATTGGCTTACATCAAGCTAACCAAACTGCTGGGGTCAGCTTAACAACAACACTACAACAGTATAACTCATCGGGATCGTCACTACGACAACGGTACCAACCgtatagattttaaaaaaatggatacaTATTATTTCCTTGTCCAAAAAAAGTTAAcctcaaaatattaatatgcacaattaaaagttgttttttagtGAGGGAGTACCTCGTCACAACTATTTTTCTATCATAatataactttgttttttagtcaaaattaattttgaaaagaaagttattttaaagccgaagtaaaaaaaccaatcgACAACTCACGCGGTACATCTTTACCTTACAAAACCACGTGCTGGCAACGGGGAATCATCCTTCGAGGGGGCAACACAGTGAACTGCACGTGGCTGAATGGAAAGCGGAACGGGTAGCATATCCACCGGCCGACAGGGCAACGCTGCAACCCATTCAGTGAGCTGCAGCGCTACTCGGTTCGGAATCGGCGACGGCAAAGAAAAACCAGTGCTTTTAATATCTCGTTACCTTGAGCTTGTCTAGTTGAAAGCAATTAATGCATCCAGTGGTGCTCGCTGCTGGTACTAAGGCCATGTCTAGATCGCAAAAGTTTTTACCGAAGATCACATCAGATATTTAATCGTATGTCGAAAGGATttttgacacgaatgaaaaaatgaatttcacggctagacTGTAAACtacgagatgaattttttaaacctaattaattcatcattaacgcatattagttactgtagcatttatggctaatcacgtactaattaggcttaaaatgtgtaattagttttttattttgtctatgtttaatacattcaaagattcgatgtgatggtTTTGGATAATCATGTTCATTGTAAGGTGTAACCACGAGAAAAATCTCAGTCCCTACCAGTATAAATATGACCTAAGTCTCATCATGAGCCGCTACATAATAGAACAGGTGCAGTAGTTAACATGTTCACTCGTCGTCACACGGAGGTACATGACAGTGTGACCACCATGCGTCAGAGCGAcgagcctctcctctcttctccctctcccggaAACGCCTACCCATGCAAAGTTCTATCGGCCACGCTATTCTCGTtagccatcgccgccgccttcctcctaCTCACCCCCACGGCCCCGGACCTCTGCGCGAACTCCCCTGACCCGGCCTCGTGCCAGAccatcgtcgccgacgccgtcctAGCGTCGTCACCGCACGCCCAccgcccgagccgcccggCGCAGATCCTCCGCGCCATCATCGCCACGTCTCTTGACCGGCATGACGCGGCCGCCGAAGCGGTGGCGGGCATGCGCCGGCGCGCCAGCGACCCGAGGCAGCGCGCGGCACTGGAGGACTGCGTCCAGCTGATGGGGCTCGCACGCGACCGTCTCGTCGACGCCGCGGgcgcggccgacggcggcggcgacggagacgacgCGCGCACGTGGCTCAGCGCCGTGCTCACCGACCACGTGACGTGCCTGGACGGCCTCGACGCCGACGGACCGCTGCGCGACTCCGTGGGGGCGCACCTGGAGCCACTCAAGTCCCTCGCGAGCGCGTCGCTCGCCGTGCTCaacgccgtcggcggcgctcGGGATGTGCTCGCCGAGGTCGTGGACAGGTTCCCGTCGTGGGTGCCGGCGAGAGACCGTGCGCTCCTTGAAGCAGGTGCGGGCGCCGTGCAGGCGGACGTGGTGGTGGCCCAGGACGGGAGCGGCAAGTACAAGACGATAAAGGAGGCGGTGGACGCGGCCCCCGACGGCGGCAAGAGCCGGTACGTGATCTACGTGAAGAAGGGGGTGTACAAGGAGAACCTCGAGGTGGGTAAGAAGAAGCGCGAGGTGATGATCGTCGGTGACGGCATGGACCAGACGGTCATCACCGGCAGCCGCAACGTGGTCGACGGCGCCACAACTTTCAACTCGGCCACGCTAGGTGATGCTCTCGCTGGCTCTCTGTCCTTTGTCTCTCTTTACTTTCTGAAATTCGCACTCATGCCATCTAAGATACCGAGACTTTTTCACAAACcgtatatttaattactttgcGCAATGCAACCCTTTTTCAAAATGGGAAATCAAACGATGATTTATGAACGTTCGCGCGTGCATATATCATACTTAACTTGCATGGATATCTGGATCAATCAACGCATTTCTTGCTTGGTTGGTATAGTCAGCTTTGGTGTACCAGTCAGTGTTGCAGGAGGCACCGTACCATAGTGCAGTGATATACCACCTTATAAACAACTATAACACTATTCATGGCATTATTTATCCtatcaattattttctatttatttttaattaatctctACTAAATAATTGTAAATAATTATGAACCATGTAAGCCAAGCAGATCAGGTACGATTGGATCATGAGTAAGTAATTAAACAGTTAGCACCAACTTCAAACAAACGAAAAGAATCAACAAGTGGATCTCGTAATCTCACTCATTGACTAATATAGTATGAGCGGAGAAAATAAGGACAGCTAGTGGCTGGAGTGGCTGTTGCCTGTTGGTGACTTGGTGCATGTGCAGACATCGATGTGCCAATACACACACTACACACAAACGGGTATACTAATCCGTAGTTGTCCCCAAAGGCCAAGCACTTACCTCGTCGGCATTGGTTGTTTGGCTTAAATGGTAGCCATCACATCACACCGTAGACGTACttaattttgcatatgtgCATGGTACGTGTTCCATTAATTGCTCCACCGCTACGGATAACACGTTCACACACACGTAAATGTGTCTCTAACAAGATTTTTAATTGTAGAAGTGCAGCAGAACCATTGTAAGTACATCCTCGAATTAAAAGTTGACatagttatataaaaataattattataaattggGAATATTTTAATTAGCAGCGGCATACAATGACTCTGGAATACCGCGGCGAGTTCAAAACCGGAGCCTGAAACAGCCATCTCCACGCACTAGCTAATCCATGAACAGTAAAAAATGCGCCGTTTCCGTTTCCACTagcctaaaatttttaacgGTCAAATTAAGTAGATAGCGACACCCACACGTGTTGACACGAGACCACGACGTCTTAATTACATCACTTAATTGTACATGAACAGTCTGCATGGATTTTTCCTGTGTTGGCTGCAAGCAGAGACATCATGTACAAATGGTGAATACTGACGAGGTTGATCTTGGATGCGTAACGTGTGCAGCCTTGTCGGGCGACGGGATCATCCTCCAGGACCTCAGGGTGGAGAACACGGCGGGGCCCGAGAAGCACCAGGCGGTGGCCCTCCGCGCGAGCGCCGACCGCGCCGTGATCAACCGCTGCAGCCTGGACGGCTACCAGGACACCCTGTACGCGCACCAGCTCCGGCAGTTCTACCGCGACTGCGCCGTCTCCGGCACGGTGGACTTCGTGTTCGGCAACGCGGCGGCCGTGCTCCAGGGCTGCGTGCTCACGGCGCGgcgccccgcggcggcgcagaagAACGCGGTCACGGCGCAGGGCCGGACCGATCCGAACCAGAACACCGGCACCTCCGTCCACCGGTGCCGCGTCGTGCCGGCGCCCGACCTGGCGCCCGTGGCGAAGCAGTTCCCGACGTTCCTGGGCCGGCCGTGGAAGGAGTACTCGCGCACGGTGTACATGCTGTCCTACCTGGACGCGCACGTCGACCCGGCGGGGTGGCTCGCGTGGAACGGCGACTTCGCGCTCAAGACGCTCTTCTACGGCGAGTACCAGAACCAGggccccggcgccggcaccgccgcccgcGTCGGCTGGCCCGGGTACCGCGTCATCACGGACCGGAGCGTCGCCATGCAGTTCACCGTGGGGCAGTTCATCCAGGGCGGCGACTGGCTCAACGCCACCGGCGTCACCTACAACGACGGGCTCTGATTCTGGATTGTTGTCGATGGATCGTTTCTCTCACCGCGGCGTCCTAGAGCATATAATTGACCTGACATCTTGTACGAGTTGCCATGTTTGCATGCATTCTGTTGCTCCCAATACTTAGTACGAGTAATCATTATCGGTAAATAAAAGCAATAAAGCATGCTAATGATGGAAATCATTCTGATCGGAAGGTGCATCTTAAGTTCGTTCCGCTAGCTGAATGCTCATGCACCACTGCCACGTCGTACTCACGTGTTACCAAGGGCTGCAAATACACTAGCGCTGTTGCGCAAATCGCTGGGCCGGGACATACTCTGGTACTACTAGGCAGAAATCTAGCGCAATAACATTAGATCATTTTTACCTGATTATTTTTAACTGATGCGGAGAGTCCTGAAAGACGTGTGCATAATGTCAGATTCAGTCACTCGGATCTAAGTCTTACACAATCATGCTGTTATGAACTTATAATCTGATCCGTTTGTGAATGACAAGTCATCGTTGTATaatcaaaagaagaaaatttacaaaaaaaattgtcgcTGCTCCGAATTCACTAGCTACATCTACATCTCCAGTAGCACTGGCCTGAGTTTTTCTACTGCCATACCTGACACGTGTGTAGAACATGGTCTGTGCAAAAAGGGTAAATCCGCACAACTCATAAGATCATACAAGTGCGGCAACACAGCCCTTGAACTACACAACGCTCAGAGAAGCAAACGGTAGCAGGTGACAGGAACTGATAACTACAACTGGATTCAGTGCAGTGGACGGAACAGTGGCTCGTAAGACGCTCTGACTTCAGCGTCATCCCACTCCAACGCATCCCACCACTCCCTTGTGCATTGTACCGCATTCAGATTACCCGCAGATGGCTGGAGCTTCTTCAGCTTTGGGCACTCAACAATCTTCAGGCTCTCCAGCAAGGGGAACCTCAGAACGCACGTACTGCTGCTCAGCGCCCTGAAGTTTGCCAGCCCATGGAGGTACAGTTCTTTGAGGTTAGGGAAGGGTGTGATGTCTCTAAAAATTCTTGCAGCTTGTTCGCTACTGTTTGCTACTGTTGCTTGTTCCTCGTCACTGAGAGTAATCAGTTCCTCCAGCCCATGGCAATACCAGATGTACAATGATGTTATGTTCTGAACACATCCGGATTTGTAGATGATCTTTACCTTATGAAGCGCCTGAAGAATGATATTTTGCAGGTTTGGAAGGATGGGCTGCTCGGCATTTAAAAGATCTCCACGGGCTTGCAAGCTAACATCAGGTAGTGCACACCTGGGATCAGTTTCTGTGCTCCCGTCGATGATTACCTCCGATAAGTTGGTGCAGCTCACAATCCACAGTCTTTTGAGGCCGTTCATGTTCTTCCAGAGTCTGCTTGAAGGAAGCTCTATCTTTGTAAGGCTAGCACATGTCTTTATCAGCAGATTCCTCGTCGAGCCAGCAAGGCGATATGACAAGGACAGTCTCTCCAGAGCCTCGAGCGACTGTATTGTGATATCGAGTATCTTGAGCCTGCGTAGGCTTTCAAGCTCCTGGAATTCAACACCATTTCCACTTTCATCAACCTTCCAGTCTGCATAACTGAGGTCCATGTACAGCACTTGAAGCATTCTCAGGCAGCTTATGACGCCACTTGGGATCAATTCCAGTGGCATATGTGAAAGCAGCAGGAACCGCAGGGTCACCAGTGCTCCCAACTCCTCTGGAAGTGATTTGATATTTGTGTTATACAAATCAAGATACTGCAACTCAACTAATGAACTGATCCCAGAGGGCAATTCATGAATAGAAGTATGTGACAAATCTAGCACCCTGAGAGATGGCATGAATTGGAAGAAGCCATCACATATCTTATCCAGTGCAGGGTTGACTTGTAGCATCAAAGTCTTCAGCAAGGGGCAATTAGGTTTCTCATACAGTTCAAGAATGTTGTTCCTCATGAAAGAAATCCGCTCGGCGTCGCTCCACTTCTCTGCACCTGGTGCCTCCTTCAGCCCAACACCGGCGCGAACAAGCCATTTGGTTTCTTTTGTGCCAAAGTCTGATGCTATCCACAGAGCCATGGCACGGACCATGGGATGCATACTGATATGATCCTCATCATCACCTTTCACCAGCAAAGAGGCAATCTTGAGAACACCAAGAAGGTCATGTCCTTTGTTATATATCTCATCCATCTCAGTGTATAGGTCATCTATAAAACCTTCACCGATGCAGTACCCTATTATCCAATCCTTAGAAATGGAGAATTCCTCTGGGAATAACGAGCAATATAGTAGACAGAGCCTTAGCTTGTCACTGGGCAAACTATCATAGCTGTTCTTGAGAGGCATAAGAACATCCATCTC
This is a stretch of genomic DNA from Oryza brachyantha chromosome 1, ObraRS2, whole genome shotgun sequence. It encodes these proteins:
- the LOC102712414 gene encoding pectinesterase-like, with product MFTRRHTEVHDSVTTMRQSDEPLLSSPSPGNAYPCKVLSATLFSLAIAAAFLLLTPTAPDLCANSPDPASCQTIVADAVLASSPHAHRPSRPAQILRAIIATSLDRHDAAAEAVAGMRRRASDPRQRAALEDCVQLMGLARDRLVDAAGAADGGGDGDDARTWLSAVLTDHVTCLDGLDADGPLRDSVGAHLEPLKSLASASLAVLNAVGGARDVLAEVVDRFPSWVPARDRALLEAGAGAVQADVVVAQDGSGKYKTIKEAVDAAPDGGKSRYVIYVKKGVYKENLEVGKKKREVMIVGDGMDQTVITGSRNVVDGATTFNSATLALSGDGIILQDLRVENTAGPEKHQAVALRASADRAVINRCSLDGYQDTLYAHQLRQFYRDCAVSGTVDFVFGNAAAVLQGCVLTARRPAAAQKNAVTAQGRTDPNQNTGTSVHRCRVVPAPDLAPVAKQFPTFLGRPWKEYSRTVYMLSYLDAHVDPAGWLAWNGDFALKTLFYGEYQNQGPGAGTAARVGWPGYRVITDRSVAMQFTVGQFIQGGDWLNATGVTYNDGL
- the LOC102704192 gene encoding disease resistance protein RPS2-like; amino-acid sequence: MEFVASIVDAVFRPLKDYFARTFGYVMSCGDYIDMLGHEMNELKSKRDDVKRLVDVAERRGMEATSQVKWWLECVARLEDAAARIEEEYQERLRLPPEQAPGLKATYHLSQRADEMFTEAASLKEKGAFHKVADELVQVRFEEMPSAPVVGMDAVLERLHACVRHGDVGIVGIYGMAGVGKTALLNKYNNDYLVNSPDINVAINIEVGKEFNLDDIQKIIGDRLSVSWENRTPKERAGVLYRVLSKMNFVLLLDDLWEPLNFQMLGIPVPKHNSKSKIVLTTRIEDVCDRMDVRRKLKMECLPWEPAWELFREKVGEHLVYSSTEIQEQAKALAMKCGGLPLALITVGRAMASKRTEKEWKHAITVLKVAPWQLLGMEMDVLMPLKNSYDSLPSDKLRLCLLYCSLFPEEFSISKDWIIGYCIGEGFIDDLYTEMDEIYNKGHDLLGVLKIASLLVKGDDEDHISMHPMVRAMALWIASDFGTKETKWLVRAGVGLKEAPGAEKWSDAERISFMRNNILELYEKPNCPLLKTLMLQVNPALDKICDGFFQFMPSLRVLDLSHTSIHELPSGISSLVELQYLDLYNTNIKSLPEELGALVTLRFLLLSHMPLELIPSGVISCLRMLQVLYMDLSYADWKVDESGNGVEFQELESLRRLKILDITIQSLEALERLSLSYRLAGSTRNLLIKTCASLTKIELPSSRLWKNMNGLKRLWIVSCTNLSEVIIDGSTETDPRCALPDVSLQARGDLLNAEQPILPNLQNIILQALHKVKIIYKSGCVQNITSLYIWYCHGLEELITLSDEEQATVANSSEQAARIFRDITPFPNLKELYLHGLANFRALSSSTCVLRFPLLESLKIVECPKLKKLQPSAGNLNAVQCTREWWDALEWDDAEVRASYEPLFRPLH